The Candidatus Binatus sp. genome has a window encoding:
- a CDS encoding peptidylprolyl isomerase → MRIQTSVKLKRARQTAAAPASACVAMVVMAIACAAAGCSTIKSITSKKPAAASIPAASASSPQSSSAASHSSSAAPAPGPAVASPVVVPEASSPPIGAVGGANVDQVVASVDGEPITQREAIEFAAATGNPIPSDEFSTNPIAKKAVKALIGQKLLESEVKNYQDKVDDAQVDKYIVQVRADKHMSDAELRAQLQAQGMSYEELRKHARADLQKAMMVQQQVREKIQVSNADIQVYYDAHKADFTVKKERLKLAQILIEVPANATPEQVAAAQKKADQVYARAAKGQDFNDLARTYSDDDSKANGGELGWFEPTDVMDEILAAVKGLKPGQISVVIRTKHGFHIVKLEEHEVPGLKPLPEVKDQIRNALMNEQTNTRIQSWIETDLVKKHYVETMY, encoded by the coding sequence ATGCGGATTCAGACATCGGTGAAGCTGAAGCGGGCGCGCCAAACGGCGGCGGCGCCGGCGTCGGCTTGCGTTGCGATGGTGGTCATGGCAATCGCGTGCGCCGCGGCCGGATGCTCGACGATCAAATCGATCACCTCGAAGAAACCAGCAGCGGCTTCGATTCCCGCTGCATCAGCCTCGAGTCCGCAATCGAGCAGTGCCGCGTCGCACTCGAGCAGCGCTGCGCCGGCGCCAGGTCCGGCGGTAGCATCGCCGGTGGTCGTACCGGAAGCATCGTCGCCACCAATTGGTGCGGTCGGCGGCGCGAATGTCGATCAGGTCGTCGCGAGCGTCGATGGCGAGCCGATCACTCAGCGCGAAGCGATCGAATTTGCGGCGGCGACTGGCAATCCGATTCCGTCCGACGAATTCTCGACCAATCCGATCGCAAAGAAAGCGGTGAAGGCGCTGATTGGACAGAAGCTGCTCGAAAGCGAAGTTAAGAACTATCAGGACAAAGTGGATGATGCGCAGGTCGATAAGTACATCGTGCAGGTGCGCGCCGATAAGCACATGAGCGATGCGGAACTGCGCGCGCAACTGCAGGCGCAGGGCATGAGCTACGAGGAGTTGCGCAAGCACGCGCGGGCGGACCTGCAGAAGGCCATGATGGTTCAGCAGCAGGTGCGCGAGAAGATTCAAGTCTCGAATGCGGACATCCAGGTTTACTACGACGCGCACAAAGCGGATTTCACCGTGAAGAAGGAACGGCTGAAGCTCGCGCAGATTCTGATCGAAGTGCCGGCCAACGCGACGCCCGAGCAAGTGGCGGCAGCGCAGAAGAAGGCCGATCAGGTTTATGCGCGCGCGGCGAAGGGCCAGGACTTCAACGATCTCGCGCGGACCTATTCCGACGACGACTCGAAGGCTAATGGTGGCGAGCTTGGATGGTTCGAGCCGACTGACGTGATGGATGAAATCCTCGCGGCGGTGAAGGGTCTCAAGCCGGGGCAGATTTCGGTGGTGATTAGAACCAAGCACGGATTTCATATCGTCAAGCTCGAGGAACACGAGGTGCCGGGTTTGAAGCCGCTGCCCGAGGTTAAGGATCAGATTCGGAACGCGTTGATGAACGAACAGACCAACACGCGAATACAGTCGTGGATCGAAACTGACTTGGTGAAGAAGCATTACGTCGAGACGATGTACTAG